In Marinitoga sp. 1197, the following proteins share a genomic window:
- a CDS encoding ABC transporter permease, with protein sequence MFTYKKILYFIILLLLISVIDFWIFSNIKSSYNKMLNDTLLKTGHIISKAISEDEKDYNDWIEKYEKENETLKIIYIDGLPDFFESTEYYIDKNIYNFYKNLIETDEFKKGIESAEYSEFYITKKDYEYNNSKYRIIFSPILSNDYDVLGIGILFFEIDEYLKFYSLANIFMISIIIIFILIYGIINFSRDPIMNFIILAIFIIVAVFTAYPLFEAFRLTFIKNGEFSLEIWKKILTTNQYLKAFWGSIKLGISTATLSTLIGFLFAFVLTRTTIKGKKFFSTMATLPVISPPFSLTLSILLLFGNNGLITKKILHLQNFSIYGLLGLTLVQTMGMFPIAYLTMVGILHSIDSTLEDASLDLNASKLKTFLSVTLPLSMPGILSAWLLVFTNSLADFANPLILSGNYRVLSVEAYLEVTGMNRLGNGAALSILLLLPTITAFLVQRFWVSKKSFVTITGKPSPRITELVSKPVKIILISLIIFIIIFLISLYGTIVAGCFVKNWGIDYTFTLENIKEALQRGKDAITDTVTLASIATPFAGIIAMMTALILVRKKFIGKRIFEILIMAPFAIPGTLIGISYILAFNKPPIILVGTGAIIVINYIIRELPVGVEGGIAALRQIDPSIEEAAQDLGADVPTVFKTIVLPLLRPAFISSLSYTFVRSMTAVSAVIFLISAKWYHITVLIYNFSENLRFGLASVLATTLIIIVLAAFGIMRLLVKESETLEKTVSQ encoded by the coding sequence ATGTTTACTTATAAAAAGATTTTATATTTTATAATTTTGCTATTGCTAATATCTGTAATAGATTTTTGGATATTTTCTAATATAAAATCATCTTATAATAAAATGTTAAATGATACTCTTTTAAAAACAGGGCACATTATATCAAAGGCTATAAGTGAAGATGAAAAAGATTATAACGACTGGATTGAAAAGTATGAAAAAGAAAATGAGACATTGAAAATTATATATATAGATGGACTTCCGGATTTTTTCGAAAGTACAGAATATTATATAGATAAAAATATTTATAATTTTTATAAAAATTTGATAGAAACTGATGAATTTAAAAAAGGTATAGAAAGTGCCGAGTATAGCGAATTTTATATTACTAAAAAAGATTATGAATATAATAATTCTAAATATAGAATAATATTTTCACCTATTCTGAGTAATGATTATGATGTTTTGGGAATAGGAATATTATTTTTTGAAATTGATGAATATTTAAAATTTTATAGTTTAGCTAATATATTTATGATTTCAATAATAATAATTTTTATCTTAATTTATGGAATAATAAACTTTTCAAGAGATCCAATAATGAATTTTATTATACTTGCTATTTTTATAATAGTTGCTGTATTTACAGCTTATCCATTATTTGAGGCTTTTAGATTAACTTTTATAAAAAATGGTGAATTCTCACTTGAAATATGGAAAAAGATATTAACTACAAATCAGTATTTAAAAGCTTTTTGGGGAAGTATTAAACTTGGTATATCTACAGCAACACTTTCAACATTAATAGGATTCTTATTTGCATTTGTATTAACAAGAACAACAATAAAAGGAAAAAAGTTTTTCAGTACTATGGCAACGTTACCAGTGATTTCACCACCTTTTTCTTTAACTTTATCTATTCTATTATTATTTGGAAATAATGGCTTGATAACTAAAAAAATTTTACATCTTCAGAATTTTAGTATATATGGTTTATTAGGATTAACTCTGGTTCAAACAATGGGAATGTTTCCAATTGCTTATCTAACAATGGTAGGTATTTTGCACTCAATAGATTCAACTCTTGAAGATGCTTCTTTAGATTTAAATGCTTCTAAATTGAAAACATTTTTAAGTGTAACACTGCCTTTATCAATGCCTGGTATATTAAGCGCATGGTTATTGGTTTTTACCAATTCATTGGCAGATTTTGCTAATCCTTTAATTCTTTCTGGAAATTATAGAGTTTTATCAGTTGAAGCTTATTTGGAAGTTACAGGGATGAATAGATTAGGGAATGGAGCGGCATTATCAATTTTATTATTATTACCAACAATAACAGCCTTTTTAGTTCAAAGATTCTGGGTTTCAAAAAAATCTTTTGTAACCATAACGGGAAAACCATCACCAAGAATTACTGAATTGGTATCAAAACCGGTAAAAATAATACTGATAAGTTTGATTATATTTATAATAATATTTTTGATTTCTTTATATGGAACAATAGTAGCAGGCTGTTTTGTGAAAAATTGGGGTATTGACTATACCTTCACATTAGAAAATATAAAAGAAGCATTACAAAGAGGAAAAGATGCAATAACAGATACGGTTACTTTAGCTTCAATAGCAACCCCGTTTGCTGGTATTATAGCAATGATGACAGCATTAATTTTAGTAAGAAAAAAATTTATTGGGAAAAGAATATTTGAAATTTTAATAATGGCACCATTTGCAATTCCAGGAACATTAATAGGTATTAGTTATATTTTAGCTTTTAATAAACCACCTATAATTTTGGTTGGAACTGGTGCTATTATAGTGATAAATTATATTATAAGAGAACTTCCTGTGGGAGTTGAAGGAGGAATTGCAGCGTTAAGACAAATTGATCCATCAATAGAAGAAGCAGCACAGGATTTGGGTGCAGATGTTCCTACAGTTTTTAAAACTATAGTATTACCATTATTAAGACCAGCATTTATATCTAGTTTATCGTATACTTTTGTAAGATCTATGACAGCTGTAAGTGCTGTTATTTTCCTGATTTCAGCAAAATGGTATCATATTACTGTTTTGATTTATAATTTCTCAGAAAATTTAAGATTTGGTCTGGCAAGCGTATTGGCTACTACTTTAATAATAATAGTATTAGCAGCTTTTGGAATTATGAGATTATTGGTTAAAGAGAGTGAAACGCTGGAAAAAACAGTTTCTCAATGA
- a CDS encoding ABC transporter substrate-binding protein, with amino-acid sequence MKKLFGLVIVLVLSVMIFSAGDVVKAYTTLEEPLAKELFDKFEEETGIKVEWVRLSTGETVARLEAERENPQASIWVGGVGLGHVEAKQKGLTTPYKSPLAQYTPAQFRDPENYWIGLYIGVLAFATNTERAKELGLEAPKGWFDIIDSKYKGLVRVANPNTSGTAYNVITTILHMFHEDEELTFMFLHQLDDSIDQYTKSGSAGGKQAAIGEIPFAIGYAHDLFKLIANGAPLKVTVPMEGTGFELASMSLIKNGPNPVTAKKLYNWMLKKEAQEMISKWFVLPVSKLAPKDKAPLNIEELRIVNQNFVWDAANRERLVERWNKEIGAK; translated from the coding sequence ATGAAGAAGTTATTTGGTTTGGTTATTGTTTTAGTATTAAGTGTCATGATTTTTTCAGCTGGTGATGTTGTAAAAGCATATACAACATTAGAAGAACCACTTGCTAAAGAATTATTTGATAAATTTGAAGAAGAAACAGGCATTAAAGTTGAATGGGTTAGACTTTCAACCGGAGAAACAGTTGCAAGGCTTGAAGCAGAAAGGGAAAACCCACAGGCTTCAATTTGGGTTGGTGGAGTAGGTTTAGGGCATGTTGAAGCAAAGCAAAAAGGTTTAACCACGCCGTATAAGTCACCTTTGGCACAATATACTCCTGCACAATTTAGAGATCCAGAAAATTATTGGATTGGGCTATACATAGGTGTATTAGCATTTGCAACAAATACTGAAAGGGCAAAAGAATTAGGATTAGAAGCTCCAAAAGGCTGGTTTGACATTATTGATTCTAAATATAAAGGACTAGTTAGAGTAGCAAATCCAAATACATCTGGAACAGCTTATAATGTTATAACTACAATTTTACACATGTTCCATGAAGATGAAGAATTAACTTTTATGTTTTTACATCAATTAGATGATAGTATAGACCAATATACCAAATCTGGTTCTGCTGGTGGGAAACAAGCAGCAATTGGGGAAATACCTTTTGCTATTGGTTATGCTCATGATTTATTTAAATTAATTGCTAATGGAGCTCCATTAAAAGTTACCGTTCCTATGGAGGGTACAGGTTTTGAATTAGCTTCAATGTCTTTGATAAAAAATGGACCAAATCCAGTTACAGCAAAAAAATTATACAATTGGATGTTAAAAAAAGAAGCTCAAGAAATGATATCAAAATGGTTTGTATTACCTGTTTCAAAATTAGCTCCAAAAGATAAAGCACCATTAAATATTGAAGAACTAAGAATAGTAAATCAAAATTTTGTCTGGGATGCAGCAAATAGAGAAAGATTAGTAGAAAGATGGAATAAAGAAATTGGAGCAAAGTAA
- a CDS encoding DUF3919 family protein: MDDKKIKRYIFIFLFLVIIIIYFESYILNKDFNRVFFINDKNEMIRRYNSSTPIKMIVSMKYLSFYEIKDPDFIFDIWERINKLPVYNYISPSSEKENYKGIFGKIYFLDGSIKYFEIEKNIKINDKIYGIENNEDLQYIKEKLKEKLFLPINLASEVVNENNKVIAFNHEKGVYIEDYKNKKRLYKILTTSEKVVSAKIIGKILEDNNIPLFKIKILNNNKEFLQINVLNNDYFTIYYLNTFLYMMKGNILTFLKNLF; this comes from the coding sequence ATGGATGATAAAAAGATAAAGAGATATATATTTATTTTTTTGTTTCTAGTGATAATAATAATATATTTTGAATCATATATCTTAAATAAAGATTTTAATAGAGTGTTTTTTATAAATGATAAAAATGAAATGATAAGAAGATATAATTCGTCAACGCCGATAAAAATGATAGTTTCAATGAAATATTTATCTTTCTATGAAATAAAAGATCCCGATTTTATTTTCGATATATGGGAAAGAATTAATAAATTACCAGTTTATAATTATATATCTCCTTCATCAGAAAAAGAAAACTACAAGGGTATTTTTGGGAAAATCTATTTTTTAGATGGAAGTATAAAATATTTTGAAATTGAAAAAAATATAAAAATAAATGACAAGATATATGGAATTGAAAACAATGAAGATTTACAGTATATCAAAGAAAAGCTTAAGGAGAAATTATTTTTACCAATTAACCTGGCAAGTGAAGTTGTAAATGAAAATAATAAAGTAATAGCTTTTAATCATGAAAAGGGAGTATATATTGAAGATTATAAAAATAAAAAGAGATTGTATAAAATTTTAACTACCTCAGAAAAAGTAGTTTCTGCTAAAATAATCGGTAAAATTTTAGAGGATAATAATATACCATTATTTAAAATAAAGATTCTAAATAATAATAAAGAATTTCTTCAAATTAATGTCTTAAATAATGATTACTTCACAATATACTACCTAAATACTTTTCTATATATGATGAAAGGAAATATATTAACTTTCCTAAAGAATTTATTTTAA
- a CDS encoding ABC transporter ATP-binding protein: MSLELKNIYKIFKSKESETIAVNNFSLKIDKGQFVTFLGPSGCGKTTTLRMIAGFETPTNGKIFLDEKDITNIPPNKRDVSMMFQSYALFPHMTIKENIEFGLKLKKLSKNEIEEKTKRIIQLIGLEGMENRRPDQISGGQQQRVALARSLVMEPKVLLFDEPLSNLDAKLRESMRSEIRKIQKALKITSVYVTHDQIEAMSISDVIVVMNKGKIMQVGTPFEIYSRPMNKFVADFIGKVNFIKGKIIKKEKDVYHVYSEEIEKEFYCTGSNELKEDEKVLIVLRPESLSYRKKENSISGVVKKVTYLGSYVEYEIITGKNKIVSCVLFNPIENKIPKIGENINLYFSNIASWIIGDE; the protein is encoded by the coding sequence ATGAGTCTGGAATTAAAAAATATATATAAAATTTTTAAAAGTAAAGAGAGTGAAACAATAGCTGTTAATAATTTTTCTCTTAAAATTGATAAAGGACAGTTTGTAACATTTCTTGGACCTTCCGGATGTGGTAAAACTACTACATTAAGAATGATAGCTGGGTTTGAAACTCCGACAAATGGGAAGATATTTCTTGATGAAAAAGATATTACTAATATTCCTCCCAATAAAAGAGATGTTTCCATGATGTTTCAAAGTTATGCTTTATTTCCTCATATGACAATTAAAGAAAATATAGAATTTGGGTTAAAATTAAAAAAATTATCTAAAAATGAAATAGAAGAAAAAACGAAAAGAATAATACAGTTAATAGGTCTCGAAGGTATGGAAAATAGACGTCCAGATCAAATATCTGGTGGACAACAACAACGTGTTGCACTTGCAAGAAGTCTTGTGATGGAACCGAAAGTTTTATTATTTGATGAGCCATTATCAAATTTAGATGCTAAACTTAGAGAATCCATGAGATCTGAAATCAGAAAAATACAAAAAGCATTAAAAATAACAAGTGTTTATGTAACCCATGATCAGATAGAAGCAATGAGTATATCAGATGTAATAGTTGTTATGAATAAAGGAAAAATAATGCAAGTAGGAACTCCTTTTGAAATATATTCCAGACCAATGAATAAATTTGTTGCTGATTTTATAGGTAAAGTTAATTTTATTAAAGGAAAAATAATAAAAAAAGAAAAAGATGTATATCATGTTTATAGTGAAGAAATAGAAAAAGAATTCTATTGTACAGGAAGTAACGAATTGAAAGAAGATGAAAAAGTTTTAATAGTATTAAGGCCAGAATCATTAAGTTATAGGAAAAAAGAAAATTCTATTTCTGGTGTTGTAAAAAAAGTAACTTATCTTGGTTCATATGTTGAATATGAAATTATAACTGGAAAAAATAAAATAGTAAGTTGTGTTCTGTTTAATCCTATTGAAAATAAAATACCGAAGATAGGTGAAAACATTAATCTTTATTTTAGTAATATAGCTTCCTGGATAATAGGAGATGAATAA
- a CDS encoding ABC transporter substrate-binding protein encodes MKKGILFILILSLFVLSFSELIIYSSVDEANARKILNAFSKQTGIEVKYIFLSSGPALARLEAEKENPQADVWFGAPMPNHIIAKERGLTTSYKTTSVYGIAPNFYDVEGYYHAFYMNPLGIGVNLKVLEQIKADLPKSWMDLLKTEYRNMIQYPSPQTSGTAYAFITGLISIYGEDGMIDYLKKLAKNVQSYTQSGTGPSKSVGVGQAGLGIQFTPAFFQFKEQGYPIEVVFPKEGVPYEAACVSIVKGAKHKYEAKVLVDWLLSKKGQQTIVDEKTFFYPVRSDVNFGTLQPLSTIKLITVDEIWAAQNKKRIVERWIKEVLPVK; translated from the coding sequence ATGAAAAAAGGCATATTGTTTATATTGATTTTGTCTCTATTTGTATTATCATTTTCCGAATTAATTATTTATAGCAGTGTTGACGAAGCAAATGCGAGAAAGATTTTAAATGCATTTTCAAAGCAGACGGGTATAGAGGTAAAGTATATTTTCCTTTCTTCTGGTCCAGCATTAGCAAGACTTGAAGCTGAAAAAGAGAATCCGCAGGCTGATGTGTGGTTCGGAGCTCCGATGCCAAATCATATTATTGCAAAAGAAAGAGGATTAACCACTTCATATAAAACTACAAGTGTATATGGCATTGCTCCTAATTTTTATGATGTGGAAGGTTATTATCATGCTTTTTATATGAACCCGCTGGGTATAGGAGTTAATTTGAAAGTTTTAGAGCAGATAAAAGCAGACCTCCCAAAGAGTTGGATGGATTTATTAAAAACTGAATATAGAAATATGATTCAATATCCAAGTCCTCAAACTTCTGGTACAGCTTATGCATTTATTACTGGACTAATATCAATTTATGGTGAAGATGGAATGATAGATTATTTAAAAAAATTAGCTAAAAATGTTCAATCCTATACGCAAAGTGGAACAGGACCTTCAAAGTCAGTAGGTGTTGGCCAGGCGGGATTGGGAATTCAATTCACTCCAGCATTTTTCCAGTTTAAAGAACAGGGATATCCTATTGAAGTAGTATTTCCAAAAGAAGGTGTTCCTTATGAAGCAGCATGTGTATCTATTGTAAAAGGTGCAAAACATAAATATGAAGCAAAAGTTTTAGTCGATTGGTTATTATCGAAAAAAGGCCAACAAACAATTGTTGATGAAAAAACATTTTTCTATCCTGTAAGGTCTGATGTTAATTTTGGTACATTACAGCCATTATCAACAATAAAATTAATTACTGTTGATGAAATTTGGGCAGCACAAAACAAGAAAAGAATTGTCGAAAGATGGATAAAAGAAGTTTTACCAGTTAAATAA
- a CDS encoding ABC transporter ATP-binding protein: protein MTKKQVSLKLEKVTKIFYDKKYNTKVIAVNNSSFEIKPGELVTLLGPSGCGKTTTLRMVAGFELPTNGKIYIGNEDITFLPPNKRDTATVFQSYGLFPHMTVFDNVAYGLKLKKMNKEEIKKKVIDTLEMVGLKELANRAPSKLSGGQQQRVALARSIIVEPSILLLDEPLSNLDALLREQMRIEIRKIQKKLGITAIYVTHDRVEAMSLSDKIIVMKEGKIIQIGTPNEIYENPNSKFVAGFVGKVAFFEVKIENIEREKCIVKFKNKILEIPKYEKNVSVGEKAILMARPESLILKDNDGLIKGRVKINVYLGNTVESFIDTEFGEIMVQIDNPSLKKIYAEGESVYIDIVPKLCKVLKN from the coding sequence ATGACTAAAAAACAAGTATCCCTAAAATTAGAAAAGGTTACTAAAATATTTTATGATAAAAAATATAATACAAAAGTAATAGCGGTAAATAATTCTTCATTTGAAATAAAACCAGGAGAATTGGTTACATTGTTAGGACCATCTGGATGTGGAAAAACAACAACATTAAGAATGGTTGCAGGTTTTGAGCTTCCAACAAATGGGAAAATATATATAGGAAATGAGGATATAACTTTTTTGCCCCCAAACAAAAGAGATACTGCAACTGTTTTTCAAAGTTATGGACTTTTTCCACATATGACAGTTTTTGATAATGTGGCCTATGGATTAAAACTAAAAAAAATGAATAAAGAAGAAATAAAAAAGAAAGTAATAGATACATTGGAAATGGTTGGATTAAAAGAACTTGCTAATAGAGCCCCCTCAAAATTATCAGGAGGTCAACAACAAAGAGTTGCTCTAGCGCGTTCAATTATAGTTGAACCATCAATATTACTTTTAGATGAACCATTATCAAATCTTGATGCTTTACTAAGAGAACAAATGAGAATAGAAATTAGAAAAATTCAAAAAAAACTTGGAATTACGGCAATATATGTTACACATGATAGAGTTGAAGCTATGAGTTTATCAGATAAAATAATTGTTATGAAAGAAGGTAAAATAATCCAAATAGGAACACCTAATGAAATATATGAAAACCCTAATTCTAAATTTGTTGCAGGTTTTGTTGGAAAAGTTGCTTTTTTTGAAGTAAAAATTGAAAATATAGAAAGAGAAAAGTGTATAGTAAAATTTAAAAATAAAATTTTAGAAATTCCTAAATATGAAAAAAATGTTTCTGTTGGAGAAAAAGCGATATTAATGGCAAGACCAGAATCTCTAATTTTGAAAGATAATGATGGTTTAATAAAAGGAAGAGTAAAAATAAATGTATATTTGGGAAATACAGTTGAATCATTTATAGATACAGAATTCGGTGAAATAATGGTTCAAATAGATAATCCGTCCTTAAAAAAAATATATGCAGAAGGAGAATCCGTATATATTGATATTGTTCCAAAGTTGTGTAAAGTGTTAAAAAATTAA
- a CDS encoding ABC transporter permease, whose protein sequence is MKIRNKEFYNKIKSMLNNPSLLILIVLIFISLFIFIIFPLFKVFIVSFTNEDGRLSLEIYNSILSNDYMKQGFKNSILIATLTAVIGTLIGFLYAYTINRADIPLKKFFKTIAIIPMVFPPFIGAMAIIMLFGFNGIITAKIFGIRTFPVYGIWGLMIAQTVTFFPVAFITLDGVISTISPTLEDAAFNLKASRWQVFTKIILPLSVPGIASTMLILFIESLADFGNPLILAGSRFPILSVQAYLQITGMFDLSSGAALAVWLLLPSLIAFILQKYWIGKKKYITVTGKPTTSQLKSVNKFAKWFLFSLCLIISLFILLIYVTIFWGAFTKIWGMNNEFTLENFKYVFDVGREAIKDTLAIALTSTPISAVLGMIIAFLIVRKTFPGKKTLEFVSLLNFAVPGTVVGIGYILAFNSKPLLLTGTFAILVLNFIFRYIPVGIQTGVSLLNQIDPAIEEAAYTLGANDKVVFSKITLPLIVPAFFSALVYSFVRAMTAISAAIFLVSADWNLMTVQILSQTDSGRLSEACAFSVVLILIILSFMLLMKVLLKNKISIVNNDFVSE, encoded by the coding sequence ATGAAAATAAGAAATAAGGAATTTTATAATAAAATAAAAAGTATGCTAAATAATCCATCTTTATTAATTTTAATTGTTTTGATATTTATTTCGTTATTTATATTTATAATTTTTCCATTATTTAAGGTTTTTATAGTCAGTTTTACCAATGAAGATGGAAGATTGTCATTGGAAATATACAATTCTATTCTTTCTAATGATTATATGAAACAGGGATTTAAAAACAGCATTTTAATAGCAACATTAACTGCTGTCATTGGAACCTTAATAGGTTTTCTCTATGCTTATACTATAAATAGAGCTGATATACCATTAAAGAAATTTTTCAAAACTATAGCGATTATTCCTATGGTGTTTCCACCGTTTATAGGTGCTATGGCTATAATAATGTTGTTCGGTTTTAATGGTATTATAACAGCAAAAATTTTTGGTATAAGAACATTTCCTGTTTACGGAATTTGGGGATTAATGATAGCTCAAACAGTAACTTTCTTTCCTGTAGCTTTTATAACACTTGATGGGGTTATATCTACAATTTCACCAACTCTGGAAGATGCGGCATTTAATTTAAAAGCTTCCAGATGGCAGGTTTTTACAAAAATAATTTTACCCTTATCTGTTCCAGGTATTGCAAGTACAATGTTAATTTTATTTATAGAATCACTGGCGGATTTTGGAAACCCTTTAATATTAGCTGGTTCGAGATTCCCAATTTTATCAGTACAGGCTTATCTACAAATAACAGGAATGTTCGATTTGAGTAGTGGTGCAGCATTAGCTGTATGGTTATTGTTACCATCATTAATAGCCTTTATTTTACAAAAATATTGGATAGGAAAAAAGAAATATATAACAGTTACTGGCAAACCAACTACATCGCAATTAAAAAGTGTTAATAAATTTGCAAAATGGTTTTTGTTTTCCTTGTGCTTAATTATTTCATTATTTATTTTATTAATATATGTTACTATTTTCTGGGGTGCATTTACGAAGATTTGGGGAATGAATAATGAATTTACACTGGAGAATTTTAAGTATGTATTTGATGTTGGTAGAGAAGCGATAAAAGATACATTAGCAATAGCTTTAACTTCTACACCTATATCAGCAGTTTTAGGTATGATAATAGCATTTTTGATTGTTAGAAAAACTTTTCCAGGGAAAAAAACACTGGAATTTGTATCATTACTTAATTTTGCAGTTCCTGGTACAGTTGTTGGTATAGGATATATACTTGCATTTAATTCAAAGCCATTATTGTTAACAGGGACATTTGCTATATTAGTATTAAATTTTATATTTAGGTATATTCCTGTAGGAATTCAAACTGGAGTTTCGCTGTTAAATCAGATAGATCCTGCAATTGAAGAAGCAGCATATACACTCGGTGCAAATGATAAAGTAGTTTTTTCTAAAATAACATTGCCATTGATTGTTCCAGCATTTTTTTCTGCACTTGTTTATTCTTTTGTAAGGGCAATGACAGCAATTAGTGCTGCAATATTTCTGGTATCTGCAGATTGGAATTTAATGACAGTTCAAATATTAAGTCAAACAGATTCAGGAAGGTTGTCTGAAGCTTGTGCTTTTTCAGTTGTATTAATACTTATTATCTTATCATTTATGCTATTAATGAAAGTTCTTTTAAAGAATAAAATTTCTATAGTAAATAACGATTTTGTGTCTGAATAG
- a CDS encoding sensor histidine kinase, whose translation MKNSIKNEILFLNISSTIIILIVIFFITLNTFQKNIISNVIKRMTEYSQESQIYIINTLKKYRDENIYTKLNELSPFIADYLFRKYHFHIEIYDNRKNLLADSVITKKLYVYQDIHYAANSMKNYILKKDGNEITLFFSSPIFFENEVIGVIRFIYPMELEFGLIDNIKITLIIISLLSILAVVILNFFFSNSITTPIRKLQEETEKIANGNFNERISIKSNDEINSLVKSFNIMIEKLEHYIKSLKEEKEKQKVFIDNITHELKTPITSILGHANLLLRLKDEKDKNISINYITKEGNRLLKLVEELLYISKMNKNDFEFNFKKHNIKKVIDECVGILNPRLKKFSIIVENNIENRILLFDYEKIKEVILNILDNSIKHSKCSKITIESFLINEEYYIVLKDNGIGIKKEILENIFNPFFSKSGKTSYGLGLCITKEIMKKHNGDITIEGNNGTIVTLKFSMEWIENG comes from the coding sequence ATGAAAAATAGCATAAAAAATGAAATATTATTTTTAAATATATCTTCCACTATTATTATTTTAATAGTAATTTTTTTTATAACATTAAACACATTTCAAAAAAATATTATATCAAATGTTATAAAGAGAATGACAGAGTATAGTCAGGAAAGTCAGATATATATTATAAATACATTAAAAAAATATAGGGATGAAAATATTTATACTAAATTAAATGAACTTTCACCATTTATTGCCGACTATTTATTTAGAAAATATCATTTCCATATCGAAATATATGATAATAGAAAAAATTTGCTTGCTGATAGTGTGATTACAAAAAAATTATATGTATATCAGGATATTCATTATGCTGCTAATAGTATGAAAAATTATATATTAAAAAAGGATGGAAATGAAATTACTTTGTTTTTTTCAAGTCCAATATTTTTTGAAAACGAAGTTATTGGAGTTATAAGGTTTATTTATCCAATGGAGTTAGAATTTGGATTAATAGACAATATAAAAATTACTTTAATTATAATTAGCCTACTTTCGATACTTGCTGTTGTTATTTTGAATTTCTTTTTTTCTAATTCAATTACAACACCAATAAGAAAATTACAGGAAGAAACAGAGAAAATAGCTAATGGAAATTTTAATGAACGTATATCTATTAAAAGTAATGATGAAATAAATTCTCTTGTAAAATCATTTAATATTATGATTGAAAAATTGGAACATTATATAAAGTCATTAAAAGAAGAAAAAGAAAAACAAAAAGTTTTTATAGATAATATAACTCATGAATTAAAAACACCTATAACTTCAATATTAGGTCATGCAAATCTTCTTTTAAGATTAAAAGATGAAAAAGATAAAAACATTTCTATAAATTATATTACAAAAGAAGGTAATAGATTATTAAAGTTGGTTGAGGAATTACTTTACATATCTAAAATGAATAAAAATGATTTTGAATTTAATTTTAAAAAACATAATATAAAAAAGGTTATTGATGAATGCGTAGGTATATTAAATCCAAGGTTAAAGAAATTTTCTATAATAGTTGAAAATAATATCGAAAATAGAATTCTATTATTTGATTATGAAAAGATAAAAGAAGTAATTTTAAATATTCTTGACAATTCAATAAAACATAGTAAATGTTCTAAGATAACGATAGAATCCTTTTTAATAAATGAAGAATATTATATTGTTTTGAAAGATAATGGTATTGGTATAAAAAAAGAAATTTTAGAAAATATTTTTAATCCTTTTTTTTCAAAAAGTGGAAAAACAAGTTATGGACTTGGATTGTGTATAACAAAAGAAATAATGAAAAAACATAATGGAGATATAACGATTGAAGGAAACAATGGAACTATAGTAACTTTGAAATTTTCAATGGAGTGGATAGAAAATGGATGA